Proteins co-encoded in one Lysobacter solisilvae genomic window:
- a CDS encoding trypsin-like serine peptidase, which yields MKRLRLATALLALAIAPALAASAARPAAFDHPRLSPLDRIAVRTLPAVDVVRLRADDVRRAARDLAPRYAQPIAVDLTPLNAGQWEDLDADTVVWRVRVESPGALSLNFGFSQYLMPAGGRMLIYPAAVTAATATPGTVRQFTAADNEAHGQLWTPVVTGEEAVIEVVLPRAQRDQLQLRLGQVGHDYVGFHRMARQLRDVSAQGTSGSCNVDVVCAEGDAHREQIRAVAVISTGGSLFCTGSLVNNAAGDGKLLFLTANHCGIASSNAASLVTYWNYQNSTCRVVGSSQNGQDGDGTLNQFLTGSFFRAGNAASDFTLVELDDPAPSAFGLYLAGWDRRSGDFASATGIHHPNVAEKRISHSFTATTTTSYNNPSVPGNGSHIHVFWTPGIGVTEPGSSGSPLYSPEKRVIGQLHGGPSSCSASDKSDYYGRLSVSWQGGGTSATRLSNWLDPGNSGAQFIDGREASGGGGGTPPTTLAATSSRNRNTLTVNLTWTNGTGTNVDVHRGASVVATTANDGSFSEAVRVKKSGSFTYKVCNAGTAECSNSVTVNY from the coding sequence ATGAAGCGACTGCGTCTTGCCACCGCTCTACTCGCACTGGCCATCGCGCCCGCACTGGCCGCATCCGCCGCCCGTCCCGCCGCCTTCGATCATCCCCGCCTCAGCCCCCTGGACCGCATCGCCGTACGCACACTGCCCGCGGTGGACGTCGTGCGCCTGCGCGCCGACGACGTGCGCCGGGCCGCGCGCGACCTGGCACCGCGTTACGCGCAACCCATCGCGGTCGACCTCACGCCGCTCAACGCGGGCCAGTGGGAGGACCTGGACGCCGACACCGTCGTCTGGCGAGTGCGCGTGGAATCACCGGGCGCGCTGTCGCTCAACTTCGGTTTCAGCCAATACCTGATGCCGGCGGGCGGTCGCATGCTGATCTATCCGGCGGCGGTCACGGCCGCCACCGCCACGCCGGGCACCGTGCGGCAGTTCACCGCCGCCGACAACGAAGCGCACGGGCAGTTGTGGACGCCCGTGGTGACCGGCGAGGAAGCGGTGATCGAAGTCGTGCTGCCGCGCGCGCAGCGCGACCAGCTCCAGCTGCGCCTGGGCCAGGTGGGTCACGACTATGTCGGCTTCCACCGCATGGCCCGCCAGCTGCGCGACGTCAGCGCCCAGGGCACGTCGGGCAGCTGCAACGTGGATGTGGTCTGCGCCGAAGGCGATGCCCACCGCGAGCAGATCCGCGCGGTGGCGGTGATCTCCACCGGCGGCAGCCTGTTCTGCACCGGCAGCCTGGTCAACAACGCCGCCGGCGATGGCAAGCTGCTGTTCCTCACGGCCAACCACTGCGGCATCGCCAGCAGCAACGCCGCCTCGCTGGTGACGTACTGGAACTACCAGAACTCCACCTGCCGCGTCGTGGGCAGCTCGCAGAATGGACAGGATGGCGACGGCACGTTGAACCAGTTCCTCACCGGTTCGTTCTTCCGCGCCGGCAATGCCGCTTCGGACTTCACCCTGGTCGAACTCGACGACCCGGCCCCGTCGGCCTTCGGCCTGTACCTGGCCGGATGGGATCGCCGCAGCGGCGATTTCGCCAGCGCAACCGGCATCCATCATCCCAACGTCGCCGAAAAGCGCATCAGTCATTCATTCACCGCGACGACCACGACCAGCTACAACAACCCGTCCGTGCCCGGCAACGGCAGCCACATCCACGTGTTCTGGACGCCGGGCATCGGCGTGACCGAACCGGGTTCGTCGGGCTCGCCGCTGTATTCGCCGGAGAAGCGGGTGATCGGTCAACTGCACGGCGGGCCGTCCTCGTGCTCGGCCAGCGACAAGAGCGACTACTACGGACGCCTGTCCGTGTCCTGGCAGGGGGGCGGGACCAGCGCCACTCGCCTGAGCAACTGGCTTGATCCCGGCAACAGCGGCGCGCAGTTCATCGACGGCCGCGAAGCCAGCGGTGGCGGTGGCGGCACGCCGCCAACCACGCTCGCTGCGACCAGCAGCCGCAATCGCAACACCCTCACCGTCAACCTGACCTGGACCAATGGCACCGGCACCAACGTCGACGTGCATCGCGGCGCAAGCGTGGTGGCGACCACGGCCAACGATGGCAGCTTCAGTGAAGCCGTGCGCGTCAAGAAGTCGGGCAGCTTTACCTACAAGGTATGCAACGCCGGCACCGCCGAATGCTCCAACTCGGTGACGGTGAACTACTGA
- a CDS encoding sialidase family protein, which yields MTMSKQAVWACLLALVWLPACTPSRAPATQSAAEATGHPAAWQARVEAWSLPVTAAAAAQPDLVRAPDGSLLLSWIEPREGGHVLRLARHADGRWGEPRTVAQGADWFVNWADTPHVAATADGALWAHWLRKSAQSTYAYDVVLSRSGDGGATWSAPQAVNADARPAEHGFVSLWPHTRDSLGVAWLDGRETAAGQAHAGHGGHEGGSGAMTLRAAVFDARLQRRDEARLDASTCDCCQTDVAMTARGPLIVFRDRTENEIRDIATSRWDQAGWTAPTRVHADNWIMPACPVNGPAVAARASTVVTAWYTAAGDMPTLKLARSDDAGDRFGAPVTVDRGEAVQGRVAVALVDEDIWVLWLREDAKGQSLQLARYAGDLSRELQRLEVARLQGRGRVTGLAQLAVQGERAHVVWTDVVDGHTQLRSARIMTAADRPD from the coding sequence ATGACGATGTCGAAACAGGCGGTATGGGCGTGCCTGCTTGCACTGGTGTGGCTGCCGGCCTGCACGCCATCGCGTGCACCCGCAACGCAGTCTGCGGCCGAGGCTACGGGCCACCCCGCGGCGTGGCAAGCACGCGTCGAAGCCTGGTCCCTGCCGGTCACCGCCGCCGCCGCCGCACAGCCGGACCTGGTGCGCGCGCCCGACGGCAGCCTGCTGTTGTCGTGGATCGAACCGCGCGAAGGCGGCCACGTCCTGCGCCTGGCGCGCCATGCCGATGGCCGCTGGGGCGAGCCGCGCACGGTCGCGCAGGGCGCCGACTGGTTCGTCAACTGGGCCGATACGCCGCACGTGGCCGCCACGGCGGACGGCGCGCTGTGGGCGCACTGGCTGCGCAAGTCGGCGCAATCCACGTATGCCTATGACGTCGTGTTGTCGCGCTCCGGCGATGGCGGCGCGACCTGGTCGGCGCCGCAGGCGGTCAACGCCGACGCGCGTCCGGCCGAGCACGGTTTCGTCTCCCTGTGGCCGCACACCCGCGACAGCCTCGGCGTGGCCTGGCTCGACGGCCGTGAAACCGCGGCAGGGCAGGCGCATGCCGGACACGGCGGACATGAGGGCGGCAGCGGTGCCATGACCCTGCGCGCCGCCGTGTTCGACGCCCGGCTGCAGCGTCGCGACGAAGCGCGCCTGGACGCGTCCACCTGCGATTGCTGCCAGACCGATGTCGCGATGACCGCGCGCGGCCCGCTCATCGTCTTCCGCGATCGCACCGAGAACGAAATCCGCGACATCGCGACGTCGCGCTGGGACCAGGCCGGCTGGACAGCGCCCACCCGGGTGCACGCCGACAACTGGATCATGCCGGCCTGTCCGGTCAACGGCCCGGCCGTCGCCGCACGCGCGTCGACCGTCGTCACGGCCTGGTACACCGCCGCCGGCGACATGCCGACCCTGAAGCTGGCGCGCTCTGACGACGCAGGCGATCGCTTCGGCGCGCCGGTCACTGTCGACCGCGGCGAAGCCGTGCAGGGCCGGGTCGCCGTGGCCCTCGTGGACGAAGACATCTGGGTGCTGTGGCTGCGCGAGGATGCGAAGGGTCAGTCGCTGCAGCTGGCACGCTATGCCGGCGACCTGTCGCGCGAACTGCAACGCCTGGAAGTGGCGCGCCTGCAGGGCCGCGGTCGCGTCACGGGCCTCGCGCAACTGGCGGTGCAGGGCGAGCGGGCCCACGTGGTCTGGACGGATGTCGTCGACGGCCACACGCAGCTGCGCAGCGCGCGGATCATGACCGCCGCCGATCGCCCGGACTGA
- a CDS encoding putative signal transducing protein, whose translation MYLTVAAYTDPLLARLVHGRLEAEGIVARVDDEHTALAYWDLRQALGGVRVRVAATQFDAARQIVRGIDAGEFALEDEAGGGGRIPACRESLSSRLAYALLFLLSLPVPFSRGSARGE comes from the coding sequence ATGTACCTGACCGTCGCTGCCTACACCGACCCGCTCCTCGCCCGCCTCGTGCATGGTCGCCTGGAGGCCGAGGGCATCGTCGCAAGAGTCGACGACGAGCATACCGCGCTGGCCTACTGGGACCTGCGGCAAGCCCTGGGCGGAGTGAGAGTCCGCGTGGCCGCCACGCAGTTCGACGCGGCGCGGCAGATCGTGCGCGGGATCGACGCAGGCGAGTTCGCGTTGGAGGACGAGGCGGGCGGCGGCGGCCGCATCCCGGCCTGCCGGGAATCGCTGTCCAGCCGGCTGGCCTATGCGTTGCTGTTCCTGCTGTCGCTGCCGGTGCCGTTCTCGCGGGGCTCAGCCCGCGGCGAGTGA
- the bioF gene encoding 8-amino-7-oxononanoate synthase yields MARASWRERIQAAHEERAAGSRLRTRRSVTHRDGARVEVAGRTLLNFCSNDYLGLSQHFQVVSALQDAASREGAGGVASHLVCGHHALHDALEKEIADWIGAPRALLFGSGFLANLAVVQALLGDDDVCVQDRLNHASLIDAARLAGCRLRRYPHLDSSGALRQLRDSPDGLAMLATDGVFSMDGDIAPLRELALVARVNKALLYVDDAHGVGVLGPDGRGSVAEAQLSVEQVPLQLVTLGKALGGYGAAVVGDADLIDHLAQTARPYIYTTAIPPAQAAATLAAVKLARTEQWRRGKLYDLIAHFRERAAQVGLVLLPSETPIQPVMCGDDKRALSISATVEQRGFWVAAIRPPTVPDGRARLRVTLSALHTPAEIDGLVEAIGRGRDKAEAEARVAEFLR; encoded by the coding sequence ATGGCCCGCGCGTCGTGGCGTGAACGCATCCAGGCCGCGCACGAAGAGCGCGCCGCCGGATCGCGGCTGCGCACCCGACGCAGCGTGACCCATCGCGATGGCGCGCGGGTCGAGGTCGCCGGCCGCACGCTGCTCAACTTCTGCAGCAACGACTACCTCGGCCTGTCGCAGCACTTCCAGGTCGTCAGTGCGCTGCAGGATGCCGCCTCCCGCGAAGGCGCCGGTGGCGTGGCCTCGCACCTGGTCTGCGGGCACCACGCCCTGCACGACGCACTCGAGAAGGAGATCGCCGACTGGATCGGCGCGCCCCGCGCCCTGCTGTTCGGCAGCGGATTCCTGGCCAACCTGGCGGTCGTGCAGGCGCTGCTGGGCGACGACGACGTCTGCGTCCAGGACCGGCTCAACCACGCCAGCCTGATCGACGCCGCGCGCCTGGCCGGCTGCAGGCTGCGGCGCTATCCGCACCTGGATTCCAGTGGCGCGCTGCGCCAGCTGCGCGACAGCCCGGACGGGCTGGCGATGCTGGCCACCGACGGCGTCTTCAGCATGGACGGCGACATCGCGCCGCTGAGGGAGCTGGCCCTGGTGGCGCGGGTCAACAAGGCGCTGCTCTACGTGGACGACGCGCACGGCGTGGGCGTGCTGGGCCCGGACGGCCGGGGCAGCGTCGCCGAGGCGCAGCTGTCGGTGGAACAGGTGCCGCTGCAGCTGGTCACGCTGGGCAAGGCGCTGGGGGGCTACGGCGCGGCCGTCGTGGGTGACGCCGACCTGATCGACCACCTGGCGCAGACCGCGCGACCCTACATCTACACCACCGCCATCCCGCCGGCGCAGGCGGCCGCCACCCTGGCGGCGGTCAAGCTGGCGCGTACCGAACAGTGGCGGCGCGGCAAGCTGTACGACCTGATCGCGCATTTCCGCGAACGCGCCGCGCAGGTGGGCCTGGTCCTGCTGCCGTCGGAGACGCCGATCCAGCCGGTGATGTGCGGCGACGACAAGCGCGCGCTGTCGATCTCCGCCACGGTGGAGCAGCGCGGTTTCTGGGTGGCCGCCATCCGGCCGCCGACCGTCCCCGACGGCCGCGCACGCTTGCGTGTCACGCTCTCCGCGCTGCACACGCCCGCGGAGATCGACGGCCTGGTCGAAGCGATCGGCCGGGGACGCGACAAGGCCGAGGCCGAAGCGCGCGTCGCCGAATTCCTGCGGTAG
- the mnmG gene encoding tRNA uridine-5-carboxymethylaminomethyl(34) synthesis enzyme MnmG, translating into MSQSFYQYDVIVVGGGHAGTEAALASARAGARTLLLTHSVETVGAMSCNPAIGGIGKGHLVKEIDALGGVMGRAADAAGIQWRRLNASKGPAVRATRCQADRALYRTFIRHAVESQPGLTVFQSAVDDIVFANGAVSGVLTQTGLTFHAPAVVLTAGTFLAGKVHIGQTTYAAGRAGDPPAVALAQRLREGPFVVDRLKTGTPPRIDGRTLDYGVMEEQPGDDPRPVMSFIGSRADHPRQVSCWITHTSERTHEIIRGALDRSPLYTGQIEGIGPRYCPSIEDKVVRFAEKASHQIFVEPEGLTVAEIYPNGISTSLPFDVQLELVRSIRGFEQAHITRAGYAIEYDFFDPRGLKATLETKSIAGLFFAGQINGTTGYEEAAAQGLLAGVNAARFVHQREGWCPRRDEAYLGVLVDDLITHGTSEPYRMFTSRAEYRLQLREDNADLRLTPTGRELGLVDDARWRVFDTKREAVARENTRLGAIWAAPNNALGREIADTLGIEITRETSALDLLRRPQLDYAQLTRVPLLGPAVADAEVAEQVEIGVKYSGYLDRQRDEIARQARHEATAIPEAFDYAGVRGLSAEVQQKLQRVRPETIGQAQRIPGMTPAAISLLLVHLARGNGRAGANSLAAG; encoded by the coding sequence GTGTCCCAGTCCTTCTACCAGTACGACGTCATCGTGGTCGGCGGCGGCCATGCCGGCACCGAGGCCGCGCTGGCCAGCGCCCGCGCCGGCGCCCGCACGCTGCTGCTGACGCACTCGGTGGAGACGGTGGGCGCGATGAGCTGCAACCCGGCCATCGGCGGCATCGGCAAGGGCCACCTGGTCAAGGAGATCGACGCGCTGGGAGGCGTCATGGGCCGGGCGGCGGACGCCGCCGGCATCCAGTGGCGCCGCCTCAACGCCAGCAAGGGGCCCGCCGTGCGCGCCACGCGCTGCCAGGCCGACCGGGCGCTGTATCGGACTTTCATCCGCCATGCGGTGGAAAGCCAGCCTGGCCTGACCGTCTTCCAGTCCGCCGTGGACGACATCGTGTTCGCCAACGGCGCCGTCAGCGGCGTGCTCACGCAGACCGGACTGACCTTCCACGCGCCGGCGGTGGTGCTGACCGCAGGGACGTTCCTCGCCGGCAAGGTCCACATCGGCCAGACCACCTATGCCGCCGGTCGCGCCGGCGATCCGCCCGCGGTGGCGCTGGCGCAGCGCCTGCGCGAAGGCCCGTTCGTGGTCGACCGGCTCAAGACCGGTACGCCGCCGCGCATCGATGGCCGCACGCTCGATTACGGCGTCATGGAGGAGCAGCCCGGCGACGATCCGCGGCCGGTGATGTCCTTCATCGGTTCGCGCGCCGACCATCCGCGCCAGGTGTCCTGCTGGATCACGCACACCAGCGAGCGCACGCACGAGATCATCCGCGGCGCGCTGGACCGCTCGCCGCTGTACACCGGCCAGATCGAAGGCATCGGCCCGCGCTACTGCCCGTCGATCGAGGACAAGGTGGTGCGCTTCGCCGAAAAGGCCAGCCACCAGATCTTCGTCGAGCCCGAAGGGCTGACCGTCGCCGAGATCTATCCCAACGGCATTTCCACCTCGCTGCCCTTCGACGTGCAGCTGGAGCTGGTCCGCAGCATCCGCGGCTTCGAGCAGGCGCACATCACGCGCGCCGGCTACGCGATCGAATACGACTTCTTCGATCCGCGCGGCCTCAAGGCGACGCTGGAAACCAAGTCGATCGCCGGGCTGTTCTTCGCCGGCCAGATCAACGGCACCACCGGCTACGAGGAAGCCGCCGCGCAGGGCCTGCTCGCCGGCGTCAACGCCGCGCGGTTCGTGCACCAGCGCGAAGGCTGGTGCCCGCGCCGCGACGAGGCCTACCTGGGCGTGCTGGTGGATGACCTGATCACCCACGGCACCAGCGAGCCGTACCGGATGTTCACCTCGCGCGCCGAATATCGCCTGCAGCTGCGCGAGGACAACGCCGACCTGCGCCTGACCCCGACGGGTCGCGAACTGGGCCTGGTCGACGACGCGCGCTGGCGGGTGTTCGACACCAAGCGCGAGGCTGTCGCGCGGGAGAACACCCGCCTGGGGGCGATCTGGGCCGCGCCCAACAACGCCCTCGGCCGCGAGATCGCCGACACCCTGGGCATCGAGATCACCCGTGAAACCAGTGCCCTGGACCTGCTCAGGCGCCCGCAGCTGGACTACGCCCAGCTCACGCGGGTGCCCCTGCTGGGACCGGCGGTGGCCGATGCGGAGGTGGCCGAGCAGGTCGAGATCGGCGTGAAGTATTCGGGTTACCTGGATCGCCAGCGCGACGAGATCGCCCGCCAGGCCCGGCACGAGGCCACGGCGATTCCCGAGGCCTTCGACTACGCCGGCGTGCGCGGCCTGTCGGCCGAGGTGCAGCAGAAGCTGCAGCGCGTGCGCCCCGAAACGATCGGCCAGGCCCAGCGGATCCCGGGCATGACACCGGCGGCGATCTCGCTGCTGCTGGTGCACCTGGCGCGTGGAAACGGTCGCGCCGGCGCCAACTCACTCGCCGCGGGCTGA
- the bioH gene encoding pimeloyl-ACP methyl ester esterase BioH, translating to MHIQSRGDGPALALIHGWAMHGGLFAPLVERLADRYTLHLVDLPGHGHAREDSTPLVPEALAAQLVERVPDAVWLGWSLGGQFALRAALDHPHAVRGLVMIASSPRFVVGEDWSHGVGAQLFRDFGEALAKDFRGTLEGFLALEALGSAHAQDELRSLRAQAFARGEPAQRALLEGLALLDQLDTRDELPMLRVPSLWLSGRRDRLVPAGAMPAAAALAPDARSVVIPQAGHAPFLGDPDAVAAQIDSFMRQVT from the coding sequence ATGCATATCCAGTCGCGCGGCGATGGTCCCGCGCTCGCACTCATTCACGGCTGGGCCATGCACGGTGGGCTGTTCGCGCCGCTGGTCGAGCGGCTGGCCGATCGCTATACGCTGCACCTGGTCGACCTGCCCGGCCACGGGCATGCCCGTGAGGACAGCACGCCACTGGTGCCCGAAGCGCTGGCGGCGCAACTGGTCGAACGTGTCCCCGACGCCGTGTGGCTGGGCTGGTCGCTGGGCGGGCAGTTCGCGCTGCGGGCTGCGCTCGACCACCCGCATGCCGTGCGCGGCCTGGTGATGATCGCGTCCTCGCCGCGGTTCGTCGTGGGCGAGGACTGGAGCCACGGCGTCGGTGCGCAGCTGTTCCGCGATTTCGGCGAGGCGCTGGCGAAGGACTTCCGCGGCACGCTCGAGGGATTCCTCGCGCTGGAGGCGCTGGGTTCGGCGCACGCGCAGGACGAACTGCGCAGCCTGCGCGCGCAGGCCTTCGCCCGCGGCGAGCCGGCGCAGCGTGCGCTGCTTGAAGGGCTGGCGCTGCTGGATCAACTGGATACCCGCGACGAGCTGCCGATGCTGCGCGTGCCCAGCCTGTGGTTGTCCGGGCGGCGCGACCGCCTGGTGCCCGCCGGCGCGATGCCCGCCGCCGCGGCGCTGGCGCCGGACGCGCGCAGCGTGGTCATTCCGCAGGCCGGTCACGCGCCCTTCCTGGGCGATCCCGACGCGGTCGCGGCGCAGATCGACAGCTTCATGAGGCAGGTGACCTGA
- a CDS encoding pyridoxal-phosphate dependent enzyme codes for MTTSPSLRPGHTADADALPDFDDVLAAAARIAPHAHHTPVLRSRAIDALAGCELFFKAEHLQRAGAFKFRGACNAVWSLTPAQAARGVVTHSSGNHGAALALAARTRGIACHVVVPEQAVAAKLAAIEAYGAVLHRCAPTLAAREAMCAQVQADTGAELVHPYTDARVIAGQGTAALELLNANGHALDAIVTPVGGGGLLSGTAIAARATTPSIRIFGAEPTGAADAHASLARGERVPSLVPDTVCDGLRGLIGAPNFALFQRHGVEVLLADDGATARAMRLIWERTKQLVEPSSAVALAVVLGHRERFAGQRVGVVLSGGNVDLDAIGDLLARAR; via the coding sequence ATGACGACTTCGCCTTCCCTGCGCCCGGGGCACACCGCCGACGCCGACGCGCTACCTGACTTCGACGACGTGCTGGCCGCCGCCGCCCGCATCGCGCCCCATGCCCACCATACGCCGGTCCTGCGTTCCAGGGCGATCGACGCCCTGGCCGGCTGCGAACTGTTCTTCAAGGCCGAACACCTGCAGCGGGCGGGGGCCTTCAAGTTCCGTGGCGCGTGCAATGCCGTGTGGTCGCTCACGCCGGCGCAGGCCGCGCGCGGCGTGGTGACGCATTCCTCCGGCAACCACGGTGCGGCTCTCGCACTGGCCGCACGCACGCGCGGCATCGCCTGCCATGTCGTCGTGCCCGAACAGGCGGTGGCGGCCAAGCTGGCGGCGATCGAGGCCTACGGCGCGGTGCTTCACCGTTGCGCCCCCACGCTGGCCGCGCGCGAGGCGATGTGCGCGCAGGTGCAGGCCGACACCGGCGCCGAACTCGTCCACCCCTACACCGATGCGCGCGTGATCGCCGGCCAGGGCACCGCGGCGCTGGAACTGCTCAATGCCAACGGCCATGCGCTGGACGCCATCGTCACTCCGGTGGGCGGCGGCGGGCTGCTGTCGGGTACGGCGATCGCGGCCCGGGCCACCACGCCCTCGATCCGGATCTTCGGCGCCGAGCCGACCGGCGCCGCCGACGCGCACGCATCGCTGGCGCGCGGCGAGCGCGTGCCTTCCCTCGTGCCCGACACGGTCTGCGACGGCCTGCGCGGGCTGATCGGCGCGCCGAACTTCGCCCTGTTCCAGCGCCACGGCGTCGAAGTGCTGCTCGCAGACGACGGTGCGACGGCACGCGCGATGCGGCTGATCTGGGAGCGGACCAAGCAGCTGGTCGAACCGTCTTCGGCCGTTGCGCTGGCGGTGGTACTGGGACACCGCGAACGCTTCGCCGGGCAGCGGGTGGGCGTCGTGCTGTCGGGCGGCAACGTCGACCTGGATGCAATCGGCGACCTGCTCGCCCGCGCGCGCTGA
- a CDS encoding multidrug resistance efflux transporter family protein — protein MGFVLFYVLLAYAAASGPSWLVAGTFQLTVVAGMLCSPFLYRDRRARIPLPALAAGLVVVGGVVLMQLGNAGGQLDRAAWIALVAVAVSAFAYPLGNRGLLLHLEHAGIELNATQRVFGMTLASQPLWWALAAVTWFRVGPPPVAQAWLAAGVALGAGVIATVLFFQATGMVRRDPTALAAAEAMQAAEILFATLIGVLWLGEAWPHGLTLWGALTVIVGIVVFSIVAARNAAGDPHATDELSGDRGA, from the coding sequence GTGGGGTTTGTCCTGTTCTACGTGCTGCTCGCCTACGCGGCGGCCAGCGGGCCGTCGTGGCTGGTGGCGGGGACGTTCCAGCTGACCGTGGTGGCCGGCATGCTGTGCTCGCCCTTTCTCTATCGCGACCGTCGCGCGCGCATCCCGCTGCCGGCGCTGGCCGCGGGCCTGGTGGTGGTGGGCGGCGTGGTGCTGATGCAGCTGGGCAATGCCGGCGGACAACTGGACCGGGCAGCGTGGATCGCCCTGGTGGCGGTCGCAGTGAGTGCCTTCGCCTATCCGCTGGGCAACCGCGGCCTGCTGCTGCACCTGGAGCACGCGGGCATCGAGCTCAACGCCACCCAGCGCGTGTTCGGCATGACCCTGGCCAGCCAGCCCCTGTGGTGGGCGCTGGCCGCCGTGACCTGGTTCCGCGTCGGACCGCCGCCGGTCGCACAGGCGTGGTTGGCCGCGGGCGTGGCGCTGGGGGCGGGCGTCATCGCCACCGTTCTGTTCTTCCAGGCCACCGGCATGGTGCGCCGTGATCCCACGGCGCTGGCGGCGGCCGAGGCCATGCAGGCGGCGGAGATCCTGTTCGCCACCCTGATCGGCGTGCTCTGGCTGGGCGAAGCCTGGCCGCACGGGTTGACGTTGTGGGGTGCGCTCACGGTCATCGTCGGCATCGTCGTCTTCAGCATCGTCGCTGCGCGCAACGCCGCCGGCGATCCACACGCCACCGATGAACTGAGCGGCGACCGCGGGGCCTGA